Proteins from one Podarcis raffonei isolate rPodRaf1 chromosome 1, rPodRaf1.pri, whole genome shotgun sequence genomic window:
- the TBC1D10C gene encoding carabin — protein MSDLTLSKELPDVSQAAADLPDAFDLSLNDDASSLGSDSELNGMPPYRQADRYGFIGGSSLQNGLGQPTVELIRHRETKWLEMTSHWEKTMARRYRKVKLLCRKGIPSSLRVRCWPLLCGGQAKMMRNPGKYQELQEIPGDPQWVETIRKDIHRQFPFHEMFLSPEGPGQQGLLQLLKAYTVYRPQEGYCQAQGPLGALLLMHMPAEQAFWCLVQICDCYLPGYYSPKMEALLLDSEVFVALLRRVCPKALKHLQKHGVGPLLYMPEWFLCLFTRSLPFPTVLRVWDAFLSEGIKVLFRVGMLLIRLALGSSEKLRDCAGVVETLEKLRSIPAHLLQEDTFMAEVHDVPISDRDLERECRAQLKKLRASRPDFQYSPELRLSGSKAIFDAQQLEYARNDEEDPGSRTHTFTIPQITVDPPPPSPNEKKKLEKASEAPGQKKMKTRKKPDTRGKTFHFMPRPTSRTEGRLEPDVVGRKSSFYVDT, from the exons ATGTCGGACCTCACTCTTTCCAAAGAGCTCCCTGATGTGAGCCAAGCTGCGGCTGACTTGCCAGATGCCTTTGATTTATCCCTGAATGATGATGCCAGCTCTCTGGGCTCCGACTCCGAGCTGAATGGGATGCCTCCATATCGCCAAGCTGATCGCTATGGCTTCATCGGGGGCAGTAGCCTCCAGAATGG CCTAGGGCAGCCCACAGTTGAGCTCATCCGGCACCGTGAGACCAAGTGGCTGGAGATGACAAGTCATTGGGAGAAAACCATGGCCCGGCGTTACAGAAAG GTGAAGCTGCTATGCCGGAAGGGGATCCCTTCATCTTTACGTGTCCGCTGCTGGCCTCTGCTGTGTGGAGGACAAGCCAAAATGATGAGGAACCCCGGAAAGTACCAG GAGCTGCAGGAGATACCTGGTGATCCTCAATGGGTGGAGACCATCAGAAAGGACATTCATCGCCAGTTCCCTTTCCATGAGATGTTTCTGTCCCCTGAAGGGCCTGG GCAGCAAGGACTCCTGCAGCTACTAAAAGCCTACACTGTATATCGGCCCCAGGAGGGTTACTGTCAGGCCCAGGGACCTCTGGGTGCTCTGCTGCTCATGCACATGCCTGCAGAG CAAGCCTTCTGGTGCCTGGTGCAGATCTGCGACTGCTACCTGCCTGGCTACTACAGCCCCAAGATG GAAGCGCTGTTGCTGGACAGCGAAGTGTTTGTTGCCCTTCTGCGCCGGGTGTGCCCCAAGGCGCTTAAGCACTTGCAGAAGCATGGCGTGGGCCCTCTGCTCTACATGCCAGAGTGGTTTCTGTGCCTCTTTACCCGCAGCCTGCCCTTTCCCACAGTGCTGAGGGTGTGGGATGCCTTTCTCAGTGAGG GGATCAAGGTGCTGTTTCGTGTGGGGATGCTGTTGATCCGCTTAGCCCTGGGCTCCTCAGAGAAACTACGTGACTGCGCAGGGGTGGTGGAGACCCTGGAGAAGCTGCGCAGTATCCCAGCTCACCTCCTGCAAGAAGACACATTCATGGCTGAG GTACATGACGTGCCCATCTCAGACCGTGATCTGGAACGTGAATGCAGAGCCCAACTGAAGAAGCTGCGCGCATCTCGGCCTGACTTCCAGTACAGCCCAGAACTTCGGTTGTCTGGCTCAAAGGCCATCTTTGATGCACAGCAGCTGGAGTATGCACGGAACGACGAGGAGGATCCTGGAAGCCGCACCCATACATTTACCATCCCCCAGATCACAGTtgatcctcctcctccatcccccAATGAGAAGAAGAAGCTGGAGAAGGCCTCTGAAGCACCAGGCCAGAAGAAAATGAAGACGAGAAAGAAGCCGGACACACGAGGGAAGACCTTTCACTTCATGCCACGTCCCACCAGCAGAACAGAGGGAAGGCTGGAGCCAGACGTTGTAGGAAGGAAGTCTTCCTTCTATGTAGATACATGA